The proteins below are encoded in one region of Syntrophobacterales bacterium:
- a CDS encoding DUF4911 domain-containing protein, producing MERSRQFFINKEGVGFFKAILESYEDVGIFSVLDGKAGIIEIIYPFTFENEIESIIKDMARYGIELKEVAYA from the coding sequence ATGGAGAGGAGTAGACAATTTTTTATCAATAAAGAAGGTGTAGGGTTTTTCAAGGCTATCCTCGAATCATACGAAGACGTGGGTATTTTTTCCGTTCTGGATGGAAAAGCTGGCATTATCGAGATAATATATCCGTTCACCTTCGAAAATGAGATTGAATCCATAATAAAAGATATGGCACGTTACGGTATTGAACTTAAGGAGGTGGCGTATGCTTGA
- a CDS encoding 2-hydroxyacyl-CoA dehydratase, translating to MDKSVGFTTTIPVEVVFAGGCTPVDLNNVFISDQNPMRFIEKAETDGFPKSMCNWVKGIYGVVMERGIETVITVMEGDCSNTIALSEILQYRGVKTIPFSFPYDRDQKILRREIEKLMDVFLVDWEGLAKKEVEIEKVRERLAVIDRMTWKESVVSGEENHLWLVRASDMLGDYGQYGHMAADFIENAKKRTVIKGINVGYIGVPPIPLDLYLFIESIGAHVVYNEVQRQFSLPYFGKDITERYLLYTYPYEVFSRVKDIKKEVRRRGIKGIIHYVQAFCFRIMEDVILRDSLGIPVITIEGDLPKPLDGRTKLRIEAFIEMLAGRQNGEE from the coding sequence ATGGATAAATCGGTAGGCTTTACCACTACTATTCCAGTAGAGGTCGTTTTTGCTGGTGGCTGTACGCCGGTGGACCTCAACAACGTATTCATTTCGGATCAAAACCCCATGAGGTTTATCGAAAAAGCCGAGACTGACGGGTTCCCCAAGAGTATGTGCAATTGGGTGAAGGGGATATACGGTGTGGTAATGGAACGGGGCATTGAGACGGTCATTACCGTGATGGAAGGGGATTGCAGCAATACCATTGCGCTGTCTGAGATATTGCAATACAGGGGGGTGAAGACAATACCTTTTTCCTTCCCTTACGATAGGGACCAGAAGATTTTGAGAAGAGAGATCGAAAAACTTATGGACGTTTTTTTGGTCGACTGGGAAGGCCTTGCTAAAAAAGAGGTGGAGATTGAAAAGGTTAGAGAAAGGCTTGCTGTCATCGACCGAATGACCTGGAAAGAGAGTGTTGTATCCGGGGAGGAGAATCACCTCTGGCTTGTGCGCGCCTCTGACATGCTCGGAGATTATGGACAATACGGGCATATGGCGGCGGATTTCATCGAAAATGCGAAGAAAAGGACGGTCATAAAGGGTATCAATGTGGGCTACATAGGAGTACCTCCCATTCCCCTTGACCTTTACTTGTTTATCGAAAGTATCGGGGCCCATGTGGTATACAACGAGGTTCAGCGTCAATTTTCTCTCCCTTATTTTGGAAAGGATATAACGGAGAGGTACCTCCTTTATACGTATCCATACGAAGTCTTTTCCCGTGTGAAGGACATAAAAAAGGAAGTCCGGAGGCGCGGCATCAAGGGGATCATTCACTATGTGCAGGCTTTTTGTTTCAGAATAATGGAAGATGTGATATTGAGGGACTCTCTTGGTATACCGGTAATCACCATAGAGGGTGATCTGCCAAAACCTCTTGATGGAAGAACAAAACTCCGCATAGAAGCGTTCATCGAGATGCTGGCCGGGAGGCAGAATGGAGAGGAGTAG
- the rsmA gene encoding 16S rRNA (adenine(1518)-N(6)/adenine(1519)-N(6))-dimethyltransferase RsmA: MTILKKSLSQHLIKDKNITDKMVRAAGVNAADTVVEVGAGYGHLTRSLCEKAGLVYAVEFDRACLPFLEALQEEHQNLRIVLGDILETPLHRFRIESNLKVIGNIPYQITAPILFKLLKERAIIDNAYLTMQKEIALRIVSKPFTRAYGAISAACQIFADVKVLFLMKPGLFVPPPKIDSAFLSMEFKDKERGTDDRLMEFVRVCFQNKRKYLKYALSKHMGEEQIETLYRRMGFAASIRAEEIEPAKLKEMYLFLGAEGYWGMG, from the coding sequence TTGACCATACTGAAAAAGAGCCTCTCCCAGCACCTGATCAAGGATAAAAACATTACCGACAAAATGGTGCGGGCAGCGGGTGTCAACGCCGCTGATACGGTTGTGGAAGTGGGGGCGGGTTACGGCCACCTCACGCGGTCGCTCTGCGAGAAAGCCGGTCTTGTATATGCCGTGGAGTTTGACAGAGCATGCCTCCCGTTCTTGGAGGCTCTTCAAGAGGAGCACCAGAACCTCAGGATAGTATTAGGGGACATCCTGGAGACGCCTCTCCACCGGTTTAGGATCGAAAGCAACCTCAAGGTGATCGGGAACATCCCTTACCAGATTACTGCCCCGATACTATTCAAGTTATTGAAGGAAAGAGCTATAATAGATAATGCGTATCTTACGATGCAAAAGGAGATAGCCTTGAGGATCGTGAGCAAGCCGTTTACAAGGGCCTACGGCGCCATATCGGCCGCATGCCAGATATTTGCCGACGTGAAGGTTCTTTTTTTGATGAAACCGGGACTCTTCGTGCCGCCCCCGAAGATTGACAGCGCATTCCTCTCCATGGAGTTTAAGGATAAAGAAAGGGGGACCGACGACCGGCTGATGGAATTTGTGAGAGTCTGTTTTCAGAACAAGAGGAAGTATTTGAAATATGCCCTGTCCAAACATATGGGAGAGGAACAGATTGAGACACTGTACCGGCGCATGGGGTTTGCGGCATCCATAAGGGCGGAAGAGATAGAGCCCGCCAAACTTAAAGAGATGTATTTATTCCTTGGGGCTGAAGGCTACTGGGGGATGGGGTGA